From Lagenorhynchus albirostris chromosome 15, mLagAlb1.1, whole genome shotgun sequence, one genomic window encodes:
- the NPEPL1 gene encoding probable aminopeptidase NPEPL1 isoform X2 gives MASVGLQFQASAGDADPQSRPLLLLGQLHHLHRVPWSHVRGKLLPRVTEELWQAALSTLNPSPTDSCPLYLNYATVAALPSRVSRHNSPSAAHFVTRLVRTCLPPGTHRCILMVCERSDAFASACALARAFPLFTQRSGASRRPEKKTVTVEFFLVGQDNGPVEVSTLQCLTSATEGVRLAARIVDTPCNEMNTDTFLEEIKKVGKELGIVPTVIRDEELKTRGFGGIYGVGKAALHPPALAVLSHTPDGATQTIAWVGKGIVYDTGGLSMKGKTTMPGMKRDCGGAAAVLGAFRAAVKQGFRDTLHAVFCLAENSVGPGATRPDDIHLLYSGKTVEINNTDAEGRLVLADGVSYACKDLGADIILDIATLTGAQGIATGKYHAAVLTNSAEWEAACMKAGRQCGDLVHPLVYCPELHFSEFTSAVADMKNSVADRDNGPSSCAGLFIASHIGFDWPGVWVHLDIAAPVHAAVRWTPRRRTWRGTPRSAGSCDAAAPPGGAGLFTSLCTD, from the exons ATGGCGAGCGTGGGGCTGCAGTTCCAGGCGAGCGCCGGGGACGCGGACCCGCAGAGCCGGCCGCTGCTGCTGCTCGGGCAGCTGCACCACCTGCACCGCGTGCCCTGGAGCCACGTCCGCGGGAAGCTGCTGCCCCGGGTCACCGAGGAG CTCTGGCAGGCTGCCCTAAGCACGCTCAACCCCAGCCCCACGGACAGCTGTCCCCTCTACCTGAACTATGCCACCGTGGCCGCCCTGCCCTCCAGGGTGAGCCGGCACAATAGCCCCTCGGCCGCGCATTTCGTCACCCGGCTCGTGCGGACCTGCCTGCCGCCGGGAACCCATCGGTGCATTCTG ATGGTCTGTGAGCGGTCGGACGCCTTCGCCTCGGCCTGTGCCCTGGCCCGCGCTTTCCCACTCTTCACCCAACGCTCGGGGGCATCACGGCGCCCGGAGAAGAAGACCGTCACAGTGGAGTTTTTCCTGGTGGGACAAGACAACGGGCCAGTGGAAGTGTCCACTTTGCAA TGTTTAACAAGCGCCACAGAAGGCGTGCGGCTGGCAGCCCGCATCGTGGACACGCCCTGCAATGAGATGAACACAGACACCTTCCTCGAG GAGATTAAGAAAGTTGGAAAAGAACTGGGGATCGTCCCAACCGTTATCCGGGATGAGGAGCTGAAGACAAGAGGAtttggag GGATCTACGGTGTGGGCAAGGCCGccctccaccccccagccctAGCCGTCCTCAGCCACACCCCGGACGGAGCCACCCAGACCATCGCGTGGGTGGGCAAGGGCATCGTCTACGACACCGGGGGTCTCAGCATGAAGGGGAAG ACCACCATGCCAGGGATGAAGAGGGACTGCGGGGGCGCCGCGGCCGTGCTGGGGGCCTTCAGAGCCGCCGTCAAGCAG GGTTTCAGAGACACCCTCCATGCCGTGTTCTGCCTGGCTGAGAACTCGGTGGGACCCGGCGCCACGAGGCCGGACGACATCCACCTGCTGTACTCAGGAAA GACTGTGGAAATCAACAACACGGACGCCGAGGGCAGGCTGGTGCTGGCGGATGGCGTGTCCTACGCGTGCAAGGACCTGGGCGCCGACATCATCCTGGACATCGCCACGCTGACCGGAGCTCAG GGCATCGCCACGGGCAAGTACCACGCGGCAGTGCTCACCAACAGCGCCGAGTGGGAGGCGGCCTGCATGAAGGCCGGGCGGCAGTGCGGGGACCTGGTGCACCCGCTCGTCTACTGCCCGGAGCTGCACTTCAGCGAGTTCACCTCGGCCGTGGCAGACATGAAGAACTCAGTGGCG GACCGGGACAACGGCCCCAGCTCCTGCGCCGGCCTTTTCATCGCCTCGCACATCGGCTTCGACTGGCCCGGGGTCTGGGTCCACCTGGACATCGCTGCGCCCGTGCACGCC GCTGTGAGGTGGACGCCCAGGAGGAGGACGTGGAGAGGGACTCCAAGAAGCGCAGGCTCGTGTGACGCGGCTGCCCCGCCCGGCGGCGCTGGGCTCTTTACCTCACTTTGCACTGATTAA
- the NPEPL1 gene encoding probable aminopeptidase NPEPL1 isoform X1 yields MASVGLQFQASAGDADPQSRPLLLLGQLHHLHRVPWSHVRGKLLPRVTEELWQAALSTLNPSPTDSCPLYLNYATVAALPSRVSRHNSPSAAHFVTRLVRTCLPPGTHRCILMVCERSDAFASACALARAFPLFTQRSGASRRPEKKTVTVEFFLVGQDNGPVEVSTLQCLTSATEGVRLAARIVDTPCNEMNTDTFLEEIKKVGKELGIVPTVIRDEELKTRGFGGIYGVGKAALHPPALAVLSHTPDGATQTIAWVGKGIVYDTGGLSMKGKTTMPGMKRDCGGAAAVLGAFRAAVKQGFRDTLHAVFCLAENSVGPGATRPDDIHLLYSGKTVEINNTDAEGRLVLADGVSYACKDLGADIILDIATLTGAQGIATGKYHAAVLTNSAEWEAACMKAGRQCGDLVHPLVYCPELHFSEFTSAVADMKNSVADRDNGPSSCAGLFIASHIGFDWPGVWVHLDIAAPVHAGERATGFGVALLLALFGRASEDPLLNLVSPLGCEVDAQEEDVERDSKKRRLV; encoded by the exons ATGGCGAGCGTGGGGCTGCAGTTCCAGGCGAGCGCCGGGGACGCGGACCCGCAGAGCCGGCCGCTGCTGCTGCTCGGGCAGCTGCACCACCTGCACCGCGTGCCCTGGAGCCACGTCCGCGGGAAGCTGCTGCCCCGGGTCACCGAGGAG CTCTGGCAGGCTGCCCTAAGCACGCTCAACCCCAGCCCCACGGACAGCTGTCCCCTCTACCTGAACTATGCCACCGTGGCCGCCCTGCCCTCCAGGGTGAGCCGGCACAATAGCCCCTCGGCCGCGCATTTCGTCACCCGGCTCGTGCGGACCTGCCTGCCGCCGGGAACCCATCGGTGCATTCTG ATGGTCTGTGAGCGGTCGGACGCCTTCGCCTCGGCCTGTGCCCTGGCCCGCGCTTTCCCACTCTTCACCCAACGCTCGGGGGCATCACGGCGCCCGGAGAAGAAGACCGTCACAGTGGAGTTTTTCCTGGTGGGACAAGACAACGGGCCAGTGGAAGTGTCCACTTTGCAA TGTTTAACAAGCGCCACAGAAGGCGTGCGGCTGGCAGCCCGCATCGTGGACACGCCCTGCAATGAGATGAACACAGACACCTTCCTCGAG GAGATTAAGAAAGTTGGAAAAGAACTGGGGATCGTCCCAACCGTTATCCGGGATGAGGAGCTGAAGACAAGAGGAtttggag GGATCTACGGTGTGGGCAAGGCCGccctccaccccccagccctAGCCGTCCTCAGCCACACCCCGGACGGAGCCACCCAGACCATCGCGTGGGTGGGCAAGGGCATCGTCTACGACACCGGGGGTCTCAGCATGAAGGGGAAG ACCACCATGCCAGGGATGAAGAGGGACTGCGGGGGCGCCGCGGCCGTGCTGGGGGCCTTCAGAGCCGCCGTCAAGCAG GGTTTCAGAGACACCCTCCATGCCGTGTTCTGCCTGGCTGAGAACTCGGTGGGACCCGGCGCCACGAGGCCGGACGACATCCACCTGCTGTACTCAGGAAA GACTGTGGAAATCAACAACACGGACGCCGAGGGCAGGCTGGTGCTGGCGGATGGCGTGTCCTACGCGTGCAAGGACCTGGGCGCCGACATCATCCTGGACATCGCCACGCTGACCGGAGCTCAG GGCATCGCCACGGGCAAGTACCACGCGGCAGTGCTCACCAACAGCGCCGAGTGGGAGGCGGCCTGCATGAAGGCCGGGCGGCAGTGCGGGGACCTGGTGCACCCGCTCGTCTACTGCCCGGAGCTGCACTTCAGCGAGTTCACCTCGGCCGTGGCAGACATGAAGAACTCAGTGGCG GACCGGGACAACGGCCCCAGCTCCTGCGCCGGCCTTTTCATCGCCTCGCACATCGGCTTCGACTGGCCCGGGGTCTGGGTCCACCTGGACATCGCTGCGCCCGTGCACGCC GGTGAGCGGGCCACGGGCTTCGGTGTGGCTCTCCTGCTGGCGCTCTTCGGCCGGGCCTCTGAGGACCCTCTGCTGAACCTGGTGTCCCCGCTAGGCTGTGAGGTGGACGCCCAGGAGGAGGACGTGGAGAGGGACTCCAAGAAGCGCAGGCTCGTGTGA